The proteins below come from a single Halobacteriovorax sp. DA5 genomic window:
- a CDS encoding GNAT family N-acetyltransferase/peptidase C39 family protein, protein MHIFRDATLEDLNALLAIEEESFDGDRLSATNFKYAITKSHGALKVILVNKVIAGYILVLFHRGTSLGRIYSIAISKGHQGQGLAKKLMLLAEKVGLEHSCSYLRLEVKRTNKGAISLYEKLGYKEFKIKHDYYEDHQDALCYEKRIRKAPLKAKRNIPYYQQTTDFTCGPSALMMALRFLRPKIKLNQELELDLWREATTIYMASGHGGCGPHGIALAAANRGLKTEIYINRKSSLFTDTVRDKKKKQVIELVQSNFEKKLKEVGVKTHFKNYGISKIREIIEGGGLALVLISAYRLTETKVPHWIVITNIDDEFIYFNDPDLKDNQDKVDNINIPVGIDEFEKMAKYGSGQLKCVISLFP, encoded by the coding sequence ATGCATATTTTTAGAGATGCAACCTTAGAAGATCTGAACGCACTCCTTGCAATTGAAGAGGAGTCATTTGATGGCGATCGCCTGAGCGCCACGAATTTTAAATACGCCATTACCAAGTCTCATGGGGCCTTAAAAGTTATCCTTGTTAACAAGGTAATTGCTGGCTATATCCTAGTTCTTTTTCACAGAGGGACTTCTTTAGGACGTATTTACTCAATTGCTATAAGTAAAGGCCATCAAGGGCAGGGGCTGGCAAAAAAACTTATGTTATTGGCCGAGAAAGTGGGTTTGGAACACTCATGTTCATATTTGCGCCTTGAGGTTAAACGCACTAATAAGGGGGCCATTTCTCTTTATGAAAAGTTAGGATATAAAGAATTTAAGATAAAACATGACTATTATGAGGATCATCAAGATGCTCTTTGCTATGAGAAGAGGATCCGTAAAGCTCCGCTCAAGGCAAAGAGAAATATCCCTTATTATCAACAAACGACAGACTTCACTTGTGGCCCGAGTGCACTGATGATGGCACTGCGCTTTTTACGTCCAAAAATTAAGCTTAATCAAGAGTTAGAGTTAGATCTATGGCGTGAGGCCACAACCATTTATATGGCATCTGGCCATGGTGGATGTGGCCCTCATGGGATTGCTCTTGCAGCCGCGAATCGCGGCCTTAAAACTGAAATTTACATCAACAGAAAGTCATCTCTTTTTACTGACACAGTACGAGATAAGAAGAAAAAACAGGTGATTGAGCTAGTTCAAAGTAATTTTGAAAAGAAACTCAAGGAAGTAGGTGTAAAAACTCACTTTAAAAATTATGGCATCAGTAAAATCCGTGAGATAATAGAAGGCGGAGGATTGGCCTTAGTTTTAATTAGTGCCTATCGATTGACGGAGACGAAAGTTCCGCATTGGATTGTCATAACTAATATTGATGACGAGTTTATTTATTTTAATGATCCTGATTTGAAAGATAATCAAGATAAGGTCGATAATATAAACATCCCTGTAGGTATTGATGAGTTTGAAAAAATGGCAAAATATGGAAGTGGACAGTTGAAATGTGTTATTTCACTATTTCCATAA